DNA sequence from the Prochlorothrix hollandica PCC 9006 = CALU 1027 genome:
TTCTGCAAGCTTCCCGTGGTGCCCGTAAATACGCCGGGGAAAACTTCCTGCGTCACCTGATTTTGGCTGCGGTGGAGACCTACCCCCACATTCCCATTGTGATGCACCAGGATCACGGTAACGCCCCCTCCACCTGCTATTCCGCCATCCAAAACGGGTTCACCAGCGTCATGATGGACGGATCCTTGGAAGCCGACGCAAAAACCCCCGCCAGCTTTGACTACAACGTTAATGTCACCAAGCAAGTGGTGGCTGTGGCCCATGCCATGGGTGCCAGTGTGGAAGGGGAACTGGGTTGCCTCGGTTCCTTGGAAACCGGCATGGGTGAAGCGGAAGATGGCCATGGTTTTGAGGGCAAGCTCTCCCATGATCAGCTGTTAACCGATCCCGATGAAGCGGTGAACTTTGTGGAAGCCACCCAAGTGGATGCCCTGGCCGTGGCCATCGGCACCAGCCACGGTGCCTACAAGTTCACCCGCAAGCCCACCGGCGAAATCCTGGCCATTAGCCGCATTGCAGAAATCCACAAGCGCCTACCCAACACCCACCTGGTCATGCATGGCTCTTCCTCCGTGCCCCAGGATCTGATTGCCCTGATCAACAAGCACGGCGGTGCCATCCCCGAAACCTACGGGGTGCCCATCGAAGAAATCCAAAAGGGGATTCAGAGCGGTGTGCGCAAGGTGAACATCGACACCGATAACCGCTTGGCCATCACGGCGGCGGTGCGGGAAGCCCTCGCTGCCGATCCCAAGGAATTTGACCCCCGTCACTTCCTCAAGCCTTCGATCAAGTACATGCAGAAGGTGTGTGCTGAGCGCTACGATGCCTTTGGTTGTGCTGGCCACGGTACTTCCATCAAGCAGGTGTCCCTGGCAACCTTTGCACCGAAGTATGAGTCCGGTGAACTGGCTGCAACCATCGCTCGCACAGCGGCTGCGGTGTAGCAGGGGTATCCCAGGGGTATCACTCTGGGGGAGCCAAGGCGCTGAGGAGGGGAACGGGACGGTGTTAAGTCCTGATGTCCGTAATAGGTCATCCCTCCTGCCTAGACTGCTCCCCCTAGGGTTGCCCCACCCAGAACTAGCGGTGGTAGTGACCACTCCGCACCGTCTAATTCCTAACGGTTGAGGGCTAGGGGCTGACGGTTTGACCGATCGCCCCGGCCCTTTTTTGATGGCTATGAACCCAGGACAGCCGAGGGCCAGGGGAAATCATCAAGATCTACAGCAACCCTAAATCCGTTGTAAGGCTCTCGACGGCTGAAACCCTTGGTGTGGTGTGCCCCCGGAGGGGGCACACCACACGACCCATTTAGGACTGCTGTATGACAAAGATTCACAATAAAAATCACCTGGAAAATCTGTGAGCTTGGCGCTTTAAACTATTTCTATAGCAGCTTCTATACAGCAACCCTAAATCCGTTGTAAGGCTCTCAATCTCTGAAACCCCTTGTGGGGTGTGCGTCCTCCGGGCGACACCCCACGACCCATTTAGGACTGCTGTAGCAATCGCATCATTGGATATCAACTGCAGCCGGGACAGTGGAGAGCGGAACGCCCCACCATGCCGTTAATCTTGTACCGCTTAAAGCGGAAACCCGCATCATTACAGCAACCCTAAATCAGTTGTAAGGCTCTCGACGGCTGAAACCCTTGGTGTGGTGTGCCCCCGGAGGGGGCACACCACACGACCCATTTAGGACTGCTGTAGGGCACCTCGATTAATTGGGTTGGGCGGCGAAGCCGCCCGCCACAACCCCTATTCTTGCGTTGGCACAGGGGCGATAATTTGGATTTTTCGAGGTGCCCATTAATGATTTTGTTATTAAAGACGGAGATACCATGACCCACGTTGTTTTAGGCGAAAACGAACATATCGAGTCCGCATTGCGCCGCTTTAAGCGGGAGGTGTCCAAGGCGGGCATTATGGGGGACATGAAGAAGTATCGTCACTTTGAAACCCCCATTGAAAAGCGCAAGCGTAAGGAAATTGCCCGACGGAACGAACGGCGACGGATGCGCAACCGCAAAAAGTAACCGAGATCGAGATTAAGGGCTAGGAGATGGGATCCCCTAGCCCTTGATGGTGGGGTGATGGCTTGCGGCCATACCCCATGGGTTGTGACTCAGCGGTGCAGGGGAGTCAGCGATCGCTGACTGACTCCAGGATGCTAGACGAGGCGCTAGGCGATCGCCGCCATCTTGACCTCATTGCTGTTAAGAATGTCCTGAAGTTCCACCGCATCCACGGTTTCCTTCTCCACCAACATCTTGGCCACCTGATCCAGCACGGCGCGATTTTGCACCAACACTTCTTTGGCACGATCGTAGGCTTTATCCACCAAGATCCGCACTTCTTCATCCACCGTAGCAGCGGTTTCTTCGGAGTAGTCCCGTTCTGCCGCAATATCACGACCGAGGAAAACATTACCCTGCTGACGGCCCAAGGCCACGGGTCCCAGGCGATCGCTCATGCCGAAGCGAGTGATCATTTGGCGGGCCACCCGGGCCACCTGTTGCAGGTCATTGGAAGCCCCCGTGGTCACTTCCTCTTCCCCAAAGATGATTTCCTCGGCGATGCGACCCCCCAGGGCCACGGCCATCTGGTTGTGCAGGTAGGATCGGGAATATAACCCAGACTCCATGCGATCTTCGCTGGGGGTGAACCAGGTGAGTCCTCCGGCCCGACCGCGCGGGATAATGCTGATTTTTTGCACCGGGTCATAGTCGGGCATCAGGGCACCCACGAGGGCATGACCGGCTTCGTGGTAGGCCACCAGTTGCTTGCGCTTCTCGCTCATGACGCGGTCTTTCTTTTCGGGACCGGCCAGGACGCGATCGATGGCATCGTTAACCTCATCCATGGAGATTTCCGTCAGGCTACGGCGGGCCGCCAAAATCGCCGCTTCATTGAGGAGGTTAGACAGATCGGCACCGGTGAAACCAGGAGTACGACGGGCGATTTTCTCCAGATCCACATCCTTGGACAGGGTTTTGCCTCGGGAGTGGACATTGAGAATTTCCGATCGACCGGCAAAGTCAGGGCGATCGACCACCACTTGGCGATCGAAGCGACCGGGCCGCATCAGGGCCGAATCCAAGACATCGGGGCGGTTGGTGGCGGCAATGATAATAATGCCGGTATTGCCCTCAAAGCCGTCCATTTCCGTCAGCAACTGGTTGAGGGTTTGCTCCCGCTCGTCGTTACCGCCGCCGAGACCTGCGCCCCGCTGACGACCCACTGCGTCAATTTCATCAATAAAGACAATACAGGGGGCATTGCTCTTGGCCTGTTCAAACAGGTCCCGAACCCGGGAGGCACCGACCCCCACGAACATTTCCACAAACTCAGAACCGGAGATGGAGAAAAAGGGCACCCCGGCTTCCCCGGCCACGGCACGGGCCAACAGGGTTTTACCGGTTCCGGGGGGTCCCACCAACAGCACACCCTTGGGGATTTTGGCCCCCACAGCGGTGAAGCGATCGGCATTTTTGAGGAAGTCCACTACTTCCGTCAATTCCAGCTTGGCTTGGTCAATGCCCGCCACATCCCCAAAGGTCACCTGGGTTTGGGGTTCCATTTGCACCCGTGCTTTGGACTTACCAAAGTTCATGGCTTGGTTGCCGGGTCCGCTTTGGGCGCGACGCAGCAGGAAGAACAGACCAATCAACAGCAGGAAGGGCACCAGGAA
Encoded proteins:
- the ftsH3 gene encoding ATP-dependent zinc metalloprotease FtsH3, with product MKKRWRNAGLYVLLTFVVLALGMTFFDPQQPTQEVWRYSRFIEEAQSNQVAKVEISPDRTAAKVTVNDGAKVYVNLPDDPDLLNILTRHNVDISVSPQGDDNLWLRALSSFLVPFLLLIGLFFLLRRAQSGPGNQAMNFGKSKARVQMEPQTQVTFGDVAGIDQAKLELTEVVDFLKNADRFTAVGAKIPKGVLLVGPPGTGKTLLARAVAGEAGVPFFSISGSEFVEMFVGVGASRVRDLFEQAKSNAPCIVFIDEIDAVGRQRGAGLGGGNDEREQTLNQLLTEMDGFEGNTGIIIIAATNRPDVLDSALMRPGRFDRQVVVDRPDFAGRSEILNVHSRGKTLSKDVDLEKIARRTPGFTGADLSNLLNEAAILAARRSLTEISMDEVNDAIDRVLAGPEKKDRVMSEKRKQLVAYHEAGHALVGALMPDYDPVQKISIIPRGRAGGLTWFTPSEDRMESGLYSRSYLHNQMAVALGGRIAEEIIFGEEEVTTGASNDLQQVARVARQMITRFGMSDRLGPVALGRQQGNVFLGRDIAAERDYSEETAATVDEEVRILVDKAYDRAKEVLVQNRAVLDQVAKMLVEKETVDAVELQDILNSNEVKMAAIA
- the rpsU gene encoding 30S ribosomal protein S21 translates to MTHVVLGENEHIESALRRFKREVSKAGIMGDMKKYRHFETPIEKRKRKEIARRNERRRMRNRKK
- the fba gene encoding class II fructose-bisphosphate aldolase (catalyzes the reversible aldol condensation of dihydroxyacetonephosphate and glyceraldehyde 3-phosphate in the Calvin cycle, glycolysis, and/or gluconeogenesis) produces the protein MALVPMRLLLDHAAENGYGIPAYNVNNMEQIQAIMQAADETDSPVILQASRGARKYAGENFLRHLILAAVETYPHIPIVMHQDHGNAPSTCYSAIQNGFTSVMMDGSLEADAKTPASFDYNVNVTKQVVAVAHAMGASVEGELGCLGSLETGMGEAEDGHGFEGKLSHDQLLTDPDEAVNFVEATQVDALAVAIGTSHGAYKFTRKPTGEILAISRIAEIHKRLPNTHLVMHGSSSVPQDLIALINKHGGAIPETYGVPIEEIQKGIQSGVRKVNIDTDNRLAITAAVREALAADPKEFDPRHFLKPSIKYMQKVCAERYDAFGCAGHGTSIKQVSLATFAPKYESGELAATIARTAAAV